A window of the Rhineura floridana isolate rRhiFlo1 chromosome 13, rRhiFlo1.hap2, whole genome shotgun sequence genome harbors these coding sequences:
- the CNGB1 gene encoding cyclic nucleotide-gated cation channel beta-1, whose product MSKQNHDVPLAHLVHDKPFSHLNCSPSHQGTAEQLPNVPSYYITAASRIPVLVARKQKAGVINSSFLKEDASLSHTRGRPSGSYPTVNINMDSKNCSSGLPVLARYAQTLPPRKSQSLAVPVIAMAAKRRKCFSQEDNVKELRAPSPIQSPVKAWPNQFSPQREPHSLPERSSSTASQNSAVINDRLQELVRLFKDRTEKVKEKLIDPDASSDEESPVASPSKEKPAEVKREEVKKDEKVPRPFCVKKMDFPSSIDPLTNLMYVFWLFIVVMAWNWNCWLIPVRWAFPYQTPGNVYYWMTVDYLCDLIYLLDITIFQVRLQFVQRGDIITDKKAMRKKYLKSRRFKMDVICLLPLDFLYFKVGVHSLLRLPRCLKYMAFFEFNNRLESILSKAYVYRVIRITAYLLFSLHVNACLYYWASSSQGLGSTAWAYNGKGNSYIRCYYWAVKTLITIGGLPDPHTLFEIIFQLLNYFTGVFAFSVMIGQMRDVVGAATAGQTYYRSCMDNTAKYMTLYKIPRSVQNRVKTWYEYTWHSQGMLDESELLMQLPDKMKLDIAVDVNYDIVSKVPLFQGCDRQMIFDMLKRLRSVVYLPNDYVCKKGEIGREMYIIQAGQVQVLGGPDGKTVLVMLKAGSVFGEISLLAVGGGNRRTANVVAHGFTNLFILDKKDLNEILVHYPESQKLLRKKARRMLKNNSKPKDEKGRAKDILVIPPRAGTPKLFHAALFAAGRMGGKGRLAHIRWKLKELKAMQAVSSTPVLPKSSGSHTSSAGSQKLDYCRMEKIVRKCSDDSVMVCMSPTPKDNEQIPSVEILDKDETMKKTPSN is encoded by the exons ATGTCCAAGCAAAATCATGACGTTCCGTTAGCTCACCTGGTGCATGACAAGCCATTTAGTCATCTGAACTGCTCCCCCTCACACCAAGGCACAGCTGAGCAGCTGCCCAACGTCCCCAGCTACTACATCACTGCTGCCTCCCGCATACCTGTCCTTGTCGCCAGAAAGCAAAAGGCTGGGGTGATAAACTCCAGTTTTCTGAAGGAAGAtgcctccctctctcacacacggg GACGACCATCAGGGAGCTATCCCACTGTGAACATCAACATGGATTCTAAGAATTGCTCTTCAGGGTTGCCAGTACTTGCCCGGTATGCTCAAACCTTGCCTCCAAGGAAATCCCAAAGCCTTGCAGTGCCTGTCATAGCCATGGCTGCCAAGAG GAGGAAATGTTTCTCCCAAGAGGACAATGTGAAGGAGCTGAGAGCGCCATCTCCAATCCAGTCCCCAGTCAAAGCTTGGCCAAACCAGTTCAGTCCACAGAGAGAA CCCCATAGTTTGCCAGAACGCAGCAGCTCAACAGCAAGCCAAAACAGTGCAGTTATCAATGACCGTCTGCAAGAACTGGTGCGACTCTTCAAGGACCGAACAGAGAAAGTGAAAGAGAAACTGATTGACCCAGatgcttcctctgatgaggaaagCCCAGTGGCAT CACCTTCTAAAGAAAAACCTGCAGAGGTAAAAAGGGAAGAAGttaagaaagatgagaaagtgcCTCGTCCCTTCTGTGTGAAAAAAATGGACTTCCCCAGCAGCATTGACCCTCTTACCA ATCTGATGTACGTCTTCTGGCTCTTCATTGTGGTTATGGCATGGAATTGGAACTGCTGGCTGATTCCAGTCCGCTGGGCTTTCCCATATCAAACACCTGGAAATGTTTATTACTGGATGACTGTGGACTACCTGTGTGACCTCATCTACCTTCTGGACATCACCATCTTTCAAGTCCGCCTGCAGTTTGTCCAAAGAGGAGATATCATA ACTGATAAAAAGGCCATGAGAAAGAAGTACCTGAAGTCACGCCGTTTCAAG ATGGATGTAATCTGCCTTCTTCCACTGGATTTCCTTTACTTCAAAGTTGGTGTGCATTCTCTCTTGCGTTTGCCTCGCTGTTTAAAG TACATGGCCTTCTTTGAGTTTAACAATCGGCTTGAATCTATTCTGAGCAAGGCATATGTTTACAG AGTGATAAGGATCACAGCCTACTTGCTATTCAGCTTACATGTGAATGCCTGTTTATATTACTGGGCATCCTCTTCCCAAGGACTGGGGTCTACTGCATGGGCCTACAACGGAAAAGGAAACAG TTATATCCGCTGTTATTACTGGGCTGTCAAGACTTTAATAACAATTGGAGGACTCCCAGACCCACACACCCTCTTTGAGATCATCTTTCAGCTGCTCAATTACTTCACAGGCGTCTTTGCTTTCTCCGTTATgattggccag ATGAGAGATGTTGTTGGGGCTGCCACTGCTGGGCAAACATACTATCGGAGCTGTATGGACAACACGGCAAAATATATGACTTTGTACAAAATCCCCCGTTCTGTTCAGAATAGAGTCAAAACGTGGTATGAATACACCTGGCACTCTCAAGGCATGCTGG ATGAATCAGAGCTGCTGATGCAGTTACCAGACAAGATGAAGTTGGACATTGCTGTTGATGTGAACTATGACATTGTTAGCAAGGTGCCACTGTTTCAG GGCTGCGATCGGCAAATGATTTTTGACATGCTGAAGAGGCTTAGATCGGTGGTGTATTTGCCTAATGACTATGTGTGCAAGAAG GGGGAAATTGGCCGAGAGATGTACATCATTCAAGCTGGGCAAGTCCAGGTGCTTGGAGGACCTGATGGGAAGACGGTGCTTGTGATGTTGAAAGCAGGATCTGTCTTTGGAGAAATAAG CTTACTAGCTGTGGGAGGTGGAAATCGGCGCACAGCCAATGTTGTCGCTCATGGATTTACAAACCTTTTCATTTTGGACAAAAAAGATTTGAATGAAATTTTAGTGCATTATCCTGAGTCTCAGAAGCTCCTAAGGAAGAAGGCCAG GAGAATGTTGAAAAACAACAGCAAGCCAAAGGATGAAAAAGGCAGAGCAAAGGACATTCTCGTTATTCCCCCAAGAGCTGGGACGCCTAAGCTCTTCCATGCTGCCCTATTTGCTGCAGGAAGGATGGGAGGCAAAGGACGGTTGGCTCATATCAGATGGAAACTGAAAGAGCTGAAGGCAATGCAG GCTGTCAGTTCCACTCCAGTTCTACCTAAATCATCAGGCAGTCATACCTCATCAGCTGGTTCCCAGAAATTGGATTACTGCAGAATGGAGAAGATTGTTCGAAAGTGTTCAGATGACTCTGTTATGGTTTGCATGAGTCCAACACCTAAAGATAATGAACAGATTCCCTCTGTAGAGATTCTAGACAAGGATGAAACTATGAAGAAAACTCCATCTAACTAA